One Chitinophagales bacterium genomic window carries:
- the ilvB gene encoding acetolactate synthase gives MTETSTKKRLAEASDPVRNRIITGSEAVILSLLEEGVDTIFGYPGGAIMPIYDALYHYRHKINHILVRHEQGAAHAAQGYARVTGKPGVCFATSGPGATNLITGIADAQIDSTPMVCITGQVPVHLLGTDAFQETDVIGISMPVTKWNYRVTRPEEIPWAIAQAFYIARTGRPGPVLIDIAKNAQFGTLEYSYKKCTGIRSYRPFPQPREEDIKAAADLINRAKRPYLLFGHGVLIAKAEKELQQLIEKAGIPAASTLLGLSALPCDHPLYVGFLGMHGNYGPNILTNKCDVLIAVGMRFDDRVTGDLKTYAKQAKVIHIEIDPAEIDKNVKTTVGIHADAKDALHALLPLVKKNQHPEWLRAFRECDKTEYEKVIRHACFPEKGKIRMAEVIHQLSEKTRGEAIIVTDVGQHQMIATRYYKFKKPHSNISSGGLGTMGFALPAALGAKIGQPQREVIAIIGDGGFQMTMQEMATIFQTQAAVKIIILNNEFLGMVRQWQQLFFENRYSFTEMINPDFIQLSKAFGIEAHSISDRKDIAWSLDKLLDHKGPYLLEVKVEKEENVFPMVPSGASVSDVRLE, from the coding sequence ATGACTGAAACTTCTACAAAGAAACGTCTGGCTGAGGCATCAGACCCCGTCCGCAATCGCATTATTACGGGCTCAGAAGCCGTCATTCTCTCCTTGCTGGAGGAGGGAGTGGATACCATCTTTGGCTATCCAGGCGGAGCTATTATGCCTATTTATGATGCCTTATATCACTACAGGCATAAAATCAATCACATTCTTGTGCGACACGAACAAGGGGCTGCCCATGCTGCCCAAGGCTACGCACGTGTAACCGGCAAACCAGGCGTGTGTTTTGCCACATCCGGGCCGGGAGCAACCAACCTCATCACGGGCATTGCCGATGCTCAGATTGATTCTACCCCGATGGTATGCATCACCGGCCAGGTTCCTGTGCATCTGCTCGGAACAGATGCCTTTCAGGAAACAGATGTTATCGGCATATCTATGCCTGTAACCAAATGGAACTATCGCGTTACCCGACCCGAAGAAATACCCTGGGCTATAGCGCAGGCATTTTATATCGCCCGCACCGGCCGCCCCGGCCCTGTATTGATTGACATCGCAAAAAATGCCCAGTTCGGCACACTGGAATACTCCTATAAAAAATGCACGGGTATCCGCAGCTATCGTCCCTTTCCACAACCCCGTGAAGAAGATATCAAAGCAGCCGCTGACTTAATCAATCGTGCAAAAAGGCCTTACCTCCTTTTCGGTCACGGAGTGTTGATAGCAAAAGCAGAAAAAGAATTACAACAACTGATAGAAAAAGCCGGCATTCCTGCCGCTTCTACCTTGCTGGGCTTATCTGCCCTGCCCTGCGACCATCCGCTGTACGTGGGTTTTCTGGGCATGCACGGCAACTACGGACCCAACATCCTCACCAACAAATGTGACGTGCTGATTGCCGTAGGAATGCGCTTTGATGACCGCGTAACAGGTGACCTGAAAACCTATGCCAAACAAGCCAAGGTCATACATATTGAAATTGACCCCGCTGAAATTGACAAAAACGTAAAGACCACCGTTGGCATCCATGCTGACGCCAAAGACGCACTCCATGCCCTGCTGCCGCTGGTGAAAAAAAACCAGCATCCGGAATGGCTCCGGGCATTCAGGGAATGCGATAAAACAGAATACGAAAAAGTGATCCGGCATGCATGCTTTCCCGAAAAAGGGAAAATACGCATGGCAGAAGTAATACATCAGTTATCCGAAAAAACCCGTGGTGAGGCTATCATTGTGACTGATGTGGGCCAACACCAGATGATCGCTACGCGGTATTACAAATTCAAAAAACCGCACAGTAATATTTCTTCAGGCGGTTTAGGCACCATGGGCTTCGCATTGCCCGCAGCTTTGGGAGCCAAAATAGGCCAGCCCCAAAGAGAGGTTATTGCAATCATTGGCGATGGAGGCTTTCAAATGACCATGCAGGAAATGGCCACTATCTTTCAAACGCAGGCCGCAGTGAAAATCATTATTCTCAACAATGAATTTTTGGGTATGGTACGTCAGTGGCAGCAATTGTTCTTTGAAAACCGGTATTCCTTTACCGAAATGATAAATCCGGATTTTATTCAGCTTTCAAAAGCATTTGGTATTGAGGCACATTCTATCTCCGACAGAAAAGATATCGCCTGGTCACTGGATAAGCTCCTTGACCACAAGGGCCCTTACCTGCTTGAGGTAAAGGTGGAAAAAGAAGAAAATGTGTTTCCGATGGTGCCCTCGGGTGCCAGTGTTTCCGATGTACGGCTGGAATAA
- the ilvH gene encoding acetolactate synthase small subunit, which yields MSNPSSIYHDPTDFSREREFTISVFTENNIGLLNHITVVFTRRNLNINSLTTSESEIKGIYRFTITIKTTRDTVEKLVKQLEKIVDVIKAFVYEEKEVIAQEIALYKIPIKAAQNGLHVEQIVRDSNARILAIEAGYIVIEKTGTQKETQRLFEKLEPHGVLEFVRSGRVAVTRSMHNLDAFLKEIEKNSVNHQKTN from the coding sequence ATGAGCAACCCAAGTTCCATTTACCACGATCCAACCGATTTTTCCCGTGAGCGGGAGTTTACTATATCCGTATTTACGGAAAACAATATCGGACTGCTCAATCACATTACTGTGGTCTTCACGCGAAGAAACCTGAATATCAATAGCCTGACTACCTCCGAATCTGAAATCAAAGGCATTTATCGGTTTACCATCACCATTAAAACCACGCGCGACACAGTGGAAAAACTGGTAAAACAGCTGGAAAAAATAGTGGATGTGATAAAAGCCTTTGTTTATGAAGAAAAAGAGGTAATCGCCCAGGAGATTGCCTTATATAAGATACCTATTAAAGCGGCACAGAACGGGCTGCATGTTGAACAGATCGTACGAGACAGCAATGCCCGCATCCTTGCCATTGAAGCCGGTTATATCGTAATTGAAAAAACGGGAACACAAAAGGAAACACAACGGCTTTTTGAAAAGCTTGAACCTCATGGCGTGCTGGAATTTGTCCGCTCAGGCCGGGTTGCCGTTACCCGCTCCATGCATAATCTGGACGCCTTCCTCAAAGAAATAGAAAAAAACTCTGTCAATCATCAAAAAACAAACTGA